TATTTGACAGCGAAAACCTTAATTTGTCAAATTACGGTTTCATGGAAACGGTTTCCTTGTTTTATAAAGAAGGTTCCGGCCTTAACGGCGGCCTTTTCGGCGGCCTTATTGCTTTGGGGCTTAAAAGCTCAATAGGATGGGGAAGTTATATTGTATTAATGGCGATTATAATAATAGGACTTATGCTGAGCACCGGAAAGTCGTTGTTTACGGGGATTGAAAGTATTGCGGACGCAGTCAGCG
This DNA window, taken from Anaerotignum faecicola, encodes the following:
- a CDS encoding DNA translocase FtsK 4TM domain-containing protein; this translates as GAFLLPIASIGFCIWIILKREHDFAWVKVIGLAMFILGIAAMFQMIFDSENLNLSNYGFMETVSLFYKEGSGLNGGLFGGLIALGLKSSIGWGSYIVLMAIIIIGLMLSTGKSLFTGIESIADAVS